The following proteins come from a genomic window of Trifolium pratense cultivar HEN17-A07 linkage group LG4, ARS_RC_1.1, whole genome shotgun sequence:
- the LOC123924684 gene encoding V-type proton ATPase subunit e2-like, whose amino-acid sequence MGFVVTSLIFLLIGIIASLSTRIFFNKGPSANLFHLTLVLTSTTCCWMMWAIVYLAQMNPLIVPILSGE is encoded by the exons ATGGGTTTCGTTGTAACTTCGCTAATCTTCCTACTCATCGGAATCATAGCATCCCTTTCTACAAGAATTTTCTTCAATAAAGGACCTTCTGCTAATCT ATTTCACCTAACTTTGGTCCTTACTTCAACAACATGCTGCTGGATGAT GTGGGCGATTGTATATCTGGCACAGATGAACCCTCTCATAGTTCCCATCTTGAGTGGCGAATAG
- the LOC123924683 gene encoding probable long-chain-alcohol O-fatty-acyltransferase 1 — protein sequence MLSPNCIELEVEIKTLIKVWLKVLTSLCYCYFISSNIPKGILRLLSLSPILYLFTILPFQLSFVLPIGITSFFITWLTNFKLILFAFDLGPISSNPKISLPLFLILACLPIRITQKQKHPLNQNQSKFNLLLPIKTLLFGLFLIGLNGHIKKKVFYPTITIVSLYCSLIYLLLDLVVGFFNILINSLFGIRLELPSNEPYLSTSLGDFWGKRWNLMVTYILRHTIYIPMRILMSKTILGPQWAPLFGIIATFLVSGLMHELLFYHVTRVTPTWEVTCFFVLHGVCVVVEVGLRKWLGQKCRVHWAISGPITVAFVVATAAWLFFPPLLRDGADQRSIEELNNVVHCVMKKFRGSNFFDPHF from the coding sequence ATGTTAAGCCCAAATTGCATTGAACTTGAAGTTGAAATCAAGACCTTAATCAAGGTATGGCTCAAAGTCCTAACCTCTCtatgttattgttattttatatCCTCAAACATACCAAAAGGCATTTTAAGGTTACTCTCTTTGTCCCCAATTTTGTACCTTTTCACCATCCTACCATTTCAACTCTCCTTTGTTCTCCCAATAGGCATCACTTCCTTCTTCATAACTTGGCTCACAAACTTCAAACTCATCCTTTTTGCCTTTGATTTGGGCCCAATCTCTTCCAACCCAAAAATTTCTCTTCCTCTCTTTCTCATCTTAGCTTGTCTCCCAATTAGAATcactcaaaaacaaaaacacccACTTAACCAAAACCAATCAAAATTTAATCTTTTGCTTCCAATCAAGACCTTACTTTTTGGTCTTTTCCTTATAGGCCTAAATGGCcatataaaaaagaaagtgtTTTACCCAACAATTACTATTGTGAGCCTCTATTGTAGTctcatatatttattattagacCTTGTTGTGGgatttttcaacattttgattaattctttatttgggATTAGACTTGAATTACCATCTAATGAGCCTTATTTGTCCACTTCATTGGGTGATTTTTGGGGGAAAAGGTGGAACCTCATGGTAACATATATCTTGCGACACACTATATACATTCCCATGAGAATATTAATGTCCAAAACTATATTGGGCCCCCAATGGGCTCCATTGTTTGGAATTATTGCAACTTTCTTGGTGTCTGGGCTAATGCATGAGCTGCTATTCTACCATGTCACACGTGTTACTCCCACGTGGGAGGTTACTTGCTTTTTTGTGCTTCATGGGGTGTGTGTGGTTGTAGAGGTTGGTTTGAGGAAGTGGTTAGGTCAAAAGTGTAGAGTACATTGGGCCATATCTGGGCCCATTACGGTGGCGTTTGTGGTGGCTACCGCTGCATGGCTATTCTTTCCACCGTTGTTGCGTGATGGCGCCGATCAGAGAAGCATTGAGGAGTTAAACAATGTTGTTCATTGTGTCATGAAAAAGTTTCGAGGGAGTAACTTTTTCGACCCACATTTCTAA
- the LOC123923131 gene encoding protein ENHANCED DOWNY MILDEW 2-like, which translates to MKRRFASLGDEPESETEYQSLIVSNYHLEDNDDEPVSFSVLPIQWSDSEVFNSNDKKKGQLQIFLHGSADNGLQKIFMQVIAWKFDLSGLKPEVSLLSKDKRWIKLLKPRKSFQDTIKTVLITLYFLHCVKKKHRLSVHSFWSNLCKDRDLSSYGFKPSQKDLLDHMTLIGEVTKRDAVLARSKLLLTVLGEKPEDLKPSDEEFEDDDRDNDIIEKADEDSKVEDDLFDSVCAFCDNGGDLIMCDGACMRSFHATKADGRESLCDSLGFTKKEVYDIETFHCKNCEYCQHQCFACGELGSSDKDKGAEVIKCASECCDRFYHPRCIAKLLPSVVKYVAEDLEKNITDGKPFLCPIHFCCVCKGLENKMEPDLQLAVCNRCPKSYHRKCLPIGIAFDGDGVETRAWEGLLPNNRILIYCLNHKIIDKLGTPVRDHIKFPDTRAAVPEINTNKRMKPTTKDRVILKNDVGVVKSSGKSTAEGSNVTGKLPSSKIGCKKSAEKIISGSDISKTPEAKVMSSKCLTENKKSISKNSSEKVISSDISRKLESNKSCLTESKKSISKNSSEKVISSDISRKLESSKSCLTESKKSISKLSGKMTSGSDISREPKSNEISGRLSTENKKSISKKFEKPKCASTSKSSEQIKHDNQVDDADNQTLSIKPIRSVFPPHDADSEKGLVDSFKEARSSILLEGVTEKHKLDDSVDLTTKLDKVISHEHGNCGDKLMLNHVLLVSTDDQKEQACINESRKRSSHHANVDQESEKRQEFKMSKSWKTSGRRTLIENNDRKGLGVSSQLFKSVVSPAWRCIKQAPGHQGRSHSEIEKGTSVKNADENQNREEDKHRRESNARQQVGPSGVQDPNSTQNDHLSGHNPSCANKHPQLSTTSKSLNKMNTLAADESNLVRTGSPTPDPPIFSGNGTFERIVLPGFAAGPNFAFSLHHSAGWLEED; encoded by the exons ATGAAGAGAAGATTCGCTTCATTAGGTGATGAACCTGAATCAGAAACTGAATATCAGTCACTGATTGTATCGAATTATCATCTTGAAGATAACGATGATGAACCAGTATCTTTTTCTGTTTTACCGATTCAATGGAGTGATTCTGAAGTTTTTAAttctaatgataaaaaaaagggacagttgcagatttttttgCATGGATCTGCTGATAATGGATTGCAGAAGATTTTCATGCAGGTTATTGCTTGGAAGTTTGATCTTTCTGGTTTGAAACCTGAGGTATCGTTGTTGTCGAAGGATAAGAGATGGATTAAGCTTCTGAAACCGAGGAAAAGTTTTCAGGATACTATTAAGACTGTTTTGATTActctttattttcttcattgtgTTAAGAAAAAACACAGATTATCTGTTCATTCTTTTTGGAGTAACTTGTGTAAAGATAGGGATTTGAG CTCTTATGGGTTTAAGCCTTCACAAAAGGATTTATTGGATCATATGACTTTGATTGGTGAAGTTACCAAAAGAGATGCTGTCTTAGCTCGGTCTaag CTTTTGCTCACAGTTTTAGGGGAGAAGCCAGAAGATCTGAAACCATCTGATGAG GAATTTGAAGATGATGATAGGGATAATGATATCATAGAAAAAGCTGACGAAGACTCAAAAGTAGAGGATGATTTGTTTGATTCTGTTTGTGCATTTTGTGACAATGGTGGCGATCTTATTAT GTGTGATGGAGCATGCATGAGGTCATTTCATGCTACTAAGGCAGATGGTAGGGAATCTTTATGTGATTCCCTTGGTTTTACCAAGAAGGAAGTTTAt GATATTGAGACGTTCCATTGTAAGAATTGTGAATACTGTCAGCATCAATGCTTTGCATGTGGTGAGCTGGGTTCTTCTGATAAAGATAAGGGTGCTGAG GTCATTAAATGTGCTTCTGAATGCTGTGACCGTTTCTATCATCCACGCTGTATTGCAAAGTTACTTCCCTCGGTAGTTAAGTATGTTGCCGAGGATCTTGAGAAAAATATTACTGATGGGAAGCCCTTTCTTTGTCCCATTCATTTTTGCTGTGTCTGTAAAGGATTGGAAAATAAGATGGAACCTGATTTGCAATTGGCAGTTTGTAACCGTTGTCCAAAGTCATACCATCGCAAATGTTTGCCAAT TGGGATCGCTTTTGATGGTGATGGTGTTGAAACAAGGGCTTGGGAAGGTCTTTTGCCAAACAATCGCATTCTTATATATTGCTT AAATCATAAGATCATTGATAAGCTTGGGACTCCTGTAAGAGATCATATAAAATTCCCCGACACTAGAGCTGCTGTTCCGGAAATTAATACTAATAAGAGGATGAAGCCTACAACTAAAGATAGAGTTATATTGAAGAATGATGTTGGTGTTGTTAAATCATCTGGCAAGAGCACTGCAGAAGGATCTAATGTGACCGGAAAACTGCCATCTAGTAAAATTGGTTGTAAGAAGTCTGCTGAAAAGATTATATCTGGTTCAGATATTTCAAAGACACCAGAAGCAAAGGTAATGTCAAGTAAGTGTTTGACTGAAAACAAGAAGTCAATCTCAAAGAATTCGTCTGAAAAGGTGATTTCTTCAGATATTTCAAGGAAGCTTGAGTCAAATAAAAGTTGTTTGACTGAAAGCAAGAAGTCAATCTCAAAGAATTCGTCCGAAAAGGTGATTTCTTCAGATATTTCAAGGAAGCTGGAATCAAGTAAAAGTTGTTTGACTGAAAGCAAGAAGTCAATCTCAAAGTTGTCTGGAAAGATGACTTCTGGTTCAGATATTTCCAGGGaaccaaaatcaaatgaaatatCAGGAAGGCTTTCAACTGAAAACAAGAAGTCAATCTCAAAGAAATTTGAAAAGCCCAAGTGTGCTTCAACGAGTAAAAGTTCTGAGCAAATCAAGCATGACAATCAGGTCGATGATGCAGATAATCAGACTCTGTCAATCAAGCCTATTAGAAGTGTATTTCCTCCACATGATGCTGATTCAGAGAAGGG TTTGGTAGATTCATTTAAAGAAGCTAGATCCTCAATACTGTTGGAGGGTGTGACAGAAAAACACAAGTTGGATGACTCAGTTGACTTGACTACCAAACTGGATAAGGTAATATCCCATGAGCATGGTAATTGCGGGGACAAGCTGATGCTGAATCATGTTCTCTTAGTGTCAACTGATGATCAAAAAGAACAAGCATGTATAAATGAAAGTCGGAAAAGAAGCTCACATCATGCTAACGTTGACCAGGAGAGTGAAAAGAGACAGGAATTTAAGATGAGCAAATCTTGGAAGACATCCGGGAGGAGAACACTAATTGAGAATAATGATAGAAAAGGACTAGGCGTGTCCTCACAATTGTTTAAAAGCGTGGTCTCACCAGCATGGCGATGTATAAAACAAGCCCCTGGCCATCAGGGAAGATCTCATAGTGAGATTGAAAAAGGGACTAGTGTTAAAAATGCAGATGAAAACCAAAATAGGGAAGAAGATAAGCATAGGAGAGAATCAAATGCAAGGCAACAAGTTGGCCCTTCTGGGGTTCAGGATCCTAACTCTACGCAGAATGATCATCTATCTGGTCACAACCCTTCTTGTGCCAACAAACATCCACAACTTAGTACAACATCCAAGTCATTAAATAAGATGAATACACTTGCTGCAGATGAATCAAACCTTGTTAGGACGGGTTCTCCGACTCCTGATCCTCCTATATTTAGTGGAAACGGCACTTTTGAACGTATTGTGCTGCCAGGTTTTGCTGCTGGTCCTAATTTTGCATTTTCACTCCACCATTCAGCAGGTTGGCTTGAAGAGGATTAG
- the LOC123920266 gene encoding fimbrin-1-like — protein sequence MSKFEGVIVSDQWLQSQFTQVELRSLKSKFVTFKNQKGKVTFGDLASLMMKLKTFVDMYKEDEIKGILNESESDNDFTNDVDFEAFLRTYLNLRSQATTKQGGVKHSSSFLKETITTLLHTISGSEKAFYVAHINSFLGDDPFLSQYLPLDPATNDLFNLSKDGILLCKLINVAVPGTIDERAINVKRNLTLWERNENHTLCLNSAKAIGCTVVNIGAQDLVEGRPHLVLGLISQIIKIQLLADLNLKKTPQLVELVDDSQDIEELLNLSPEKVLLKWMNFHLQRGGYQKTVKNFSSDLKDAEAYAYLLNVVAPEHCDPATLDTKDSYERANLVLEHAERMGCKRYLTPRDITEGTSNLNLAFVAQLFHHRSGLSTDTKKMSYAEMMTEDVQTCREERCFRMWINSLGISTRVNNLFEDVRNGWILLEVLDKIFPGSVNWKQATRPPIRMPFRKVENCNQVIKIGKQLKFSLVNVAGNDIVQGNKKLILALLWQLMRFTMLQLLRNLRSHSQGKEISDADILKWANRKVNSIGRNSQIHSFKDKSLSSGLFFLELLSAVEPRVVNWNLVTKGESDDEKKLNATYIISVARKLGCSIYLLPEDIMEVNQKMILTLAASIMYWSLQQQTEDADSFPSPASTLTNVTPEASPAPSVCGEDESYSSLNGDFSNLSVDDTTSDTTVSSQLEIDGVVLDELF from the exons ATGTCGAAATTCGAGGGTGTTATTGTATCTGATCAATGGCTTCAAAGCCAGTTTACACAAGTTGAACTTCGTAGCCTTAAATCAAAA TTTGTGACTTTTAAAAATCAGAAGGGTAAAGTTACATTTGGAGATTTAGCATCTTTGATGATGAAGCTTAAGACATTTGTAGATATGTATAAGGAAGATGAGATTAAGGGGATCTTGAATGAGTCAGAGTCAGATAATGACTTTACCAATGATGTTGATTTTGAAGCCTTCTTAAGA ACTTATCTGAATTTGCGAAGCCAAGCTACAACGAAACAAGGTGGAGTGAAGCACTCCTCATCATTCCTTAAGGAAACCATAACTACCCTTCTTCACACGATCAGCGGATCAGAAAAGGCATTTTATGTTGCTCACATAAACAGCTTCCTCGGTGATGATCCATTTCTGAGTCAATATCTTCCTCTGGATCCAGCTACGAATGATCTATTTAATCTTTCAAAAGATGGCATTCTTCTGTG TAAGCTTATCAACGTCGCCGTGCCTGGGACTATAGATGAGCGAGCCATCAATGTGAAACGAAATCTTACTCTTTGGGAGAGAAATGAGAACCATACTTTATGCCTCAATTCAGCTAAGGCTATTGGCTGCACAGTAGTTAACATTGGCGCGCAGGACTTAGTTGAAGGAAGA CCTCATCTTGTTCTAGGGTTGATTTCTCAAATCATAAAG ATCCAACTGTTGGCTGATCTCAACCTTAAGAAGACACCTCAGCTTGTGGAATTGGTCGATGATAGCCAA GATATTGAAGAGCTTCTCAATTTGTCTCCCGAAAAGGTTCTACTAAAATGGATGAATTTTCATCTCCAGAGAGGAGGTTACCAGAAAACTGTCAAGAATTTTTCTTCTGATTTGAAG GATGCAGAAGCTTATGCATATCTTCTTAATGTTGTTGCTCCGGAGCATTGCGATCCAGCCACCTTGGATACTAAAGATTCATATGAACGAGCAAATCTTGTGCTTGAACATGCAGAGAGAATGGGCTGCAAAAGATACTTGACCCCGAGAGACATTACCGAGGGTACCTCAAATCTTAATCTTGCATTTGTCGCACAATTATTTCATCACAG GAGTGGCCTATCGACAGATACTAAAAAGATGTCATACGCTGAGATGATGACAGAAGATGTGCAAACATGTAGAGAAGAGAGATGTTTTAGGATGTGGATCAATAGTCTTGGAATTTCTACTCGTGTAAATAATCTATTTGAGGATGTCAGAAATGG ATGGATACTTCTAGAAGTTCTAGACAAGATTTTTCCAGGATCAGTTAACTGGAAACAGGCAACAAGACCTCCGATTAGAATGCCCTTCAGAAAAGTAGAGAATTGCAATCAGGTCATAAAAATCGGAAAACAACTGAAATTCTCACTAGTCAATGTAGCTGGCAATGATATTGTGCAAGGAAATAAGAAGCTTATTCTTG CTTTATTGTGGCAGTTGATGAGATTCACAATGCTTCAACTGTTAAGAAATTTGAGATCTCATTCCCAAGGAAAGGAGATTAGTGATGCTGATATCTTGAAATGGGCAAACAGAAAAGTGAATAGCATTGGCAGAAATTCTCAAATTCATAGTTTCaag GATAAGAGCTTATCAAGTGGACTCTTTTTCCTTGAGCTTCTGAGTGCTGTAGAGCCGAGGGTTGTCAATTGGAACCTAGTCACCAAGGGTGAAAGTG ACGACGAGAAGAAGTTGAATGCCACATACATAATCAGTGTCGCACGAAAGCTCGGTTGTTCCATATATTTGCTACCTGAGGATATTATGGAG GTTAATCAGAAGATGATTCTGACTCTAGCAGCCAGTATAATGTATTGGAGTCTTCAACAACAAACAGAAGATGCAGATTCATTTCCTTCACCTGCTAGCACTCTCACTAACGTAACACCCGAAGCTTCACCTGCCCCTTCCGTTTGCGGCGAAGATGAAAGCTATTCATCTCTTAACGGTGACTTCTCCAACTTGAGTGTTGATGATACCACTTCTGATACAACGGTCTCTTCGCAACTCGAGATTGATGGTGTTGTTCTCGATGAGTTATTTTGA
- the LOC123920636 gene encoding glycine-rich cell wall structural protein-like, translating to MGICFSSKKPTSDDASPAKVSRASKPAGNAGKSSNAIIIMPVVAGGGCGGSGLSGYGGGGGGCGGGGGGGGGCGGGGGGGGGGCQPYMGICFSSQPTSDDKRKKKTKNHAAGGGCFGGVEGGFDGGGHHHHTHHDGGGHHHGGGGHHNHGGSGLGSGCGGGGGGGGGF from the exons ATGGGAATTTGTTTCTCTTCCAAAAAACCAACAAGCGATGATGCTTCACCAGCCAAAGTCTCTAGAGCTAGCAAGCCGGCCGGTAATGCAGGTAAATCGTCTAATGCAATAATTATCATGCCCGTTGTTGCTGGAGGAGGCTGTGGTGGTAGTGGATTAAGTGGATATGGAGGTGGAGGTGGTGGGTGTGGAGGTGGCGGCGGTGGAGGTGGCGGGTGtggaggaggaggtggtggaggtggtggtggat GCCAGCCATATATGGGAATCTGTTTTTCTTCACAACCAACAAGTGATGataagagaaaaaagaagacTAAGAATCATGCTGCAGGAGGAGGGTGTTTTGGTGGCGTAGAAGGGGGCTTCGATGGAGGTGGCCACCACCACCACACGCACCATGATGGAGGTGGTCACCACCACGGTGGAGGTGGTCATCACAACCACGGTGGAAGTGGTCTCGGTAGCGGCTGCGGTGGTGGAGGCGGCGGTGGTGGTGGATTTTAG
- the LOC123920638 gene encoding putative lipid-transfer protein DIR1 yields MAQSSGKALMQWMVVALLFSMLGSTLAVVICNIDSNQLKLCRDAVTGRNPPNPSNECCDVIRRANLPCLCSYKSILPSFGIDGAKALALPGKCGLKTPSKC; encoded by the coding sequence ATGGCTCAATCTAGTGGTAAAGCTTTGATGCAGTGGATGGTAGTAGCACTGCTCTTTTCCATGTTAGGTAGCACTCTAGCTGTTGTAATATGTAACATTGATTCAAATCAGCTAAAATTATGTCGTGACGCAGTTACCGGTAGAAACCCACCAAACCCGAGTAACGAATGTTGTGATGTTATCCGCCGTGCCAATCTTCCTTGCCTTTGTAGTTACAAATCTATCCTACCTTCATTTGGAATCGACGGCGCAAAAGCTTTGGCCTTGCCCGGTAAATGTGGTCTGAAAACGCCGTCCAAATGTTAA